A region of Ignavibacteriota bacterium DNA encodes the following proteins:
- a CDS encoding tetratricopeptide repeat protein, with protein MDWLEYNDSIDDDNDGFRNIEDKIKYYQKIIRNPAKSKREWPGVDIIETLVDYCVSTEKYKDALEFCNIWTDYLPDSYEAHHKKAVIFYQLNSPGQALRSINEAERLAPADNEVLLTKALVLERTGNAKIGLDLLNNILSTEPGNEEALFRKSLLLQSLGRFREALDILKYLDNISFNPDEIWQELANCYQSLENYSEAEHYYIKALDLKPMDHLIWYNLGVMFGNKGASYRAMDCYLNCLALKNDFLAALFNLGTMYTVEGRLIEAIEAYTEILNYSPNDIDTIYNLGSTYTDNKQYLSAIESYSKVLELDPSYYQAYYSRGFCYDFLDNYEKALEDYNFALKYTPNSKYILQAKADLLYNMGRIYDSLSVYIQALELSPHDEHSLYDVAYIYYELKDYANSEIYLNKILDSSYSHSDAWYLLSKIYLKRDNIKKSLKCLVESIKIDSTKYDEFKKDFPSICEEFLSYHAKLEKLI; from the coding sequence GTGGATTGGTTAGAATATAACGACTCTATAGATGATGACAATGATGGCTTTCGCAATATAGAGGATAAGATAAAATATTATCAAAAAATTATCCGGAATCCTGCGAAGAGCAAGAGAGAATGGCCCGGAGTTGATATTATCGAGACTCTTGTTGATTACTGTGTTTCGACTGAAAAGTATAAGGACGCTCTTGAGTTCTGCAATATATGGACAGATTATTTACCTGATTCTTATGAAGCTCACCATAAGAAGGCAGTAATATTTTACCAGTTAAATAGCCCGGGGCAAGCTCTAAGAAGTATTAATGAAGCTGAGAGATTAGCTCCTGCTGATAATGAGGTGTTATTGACTAAGGCATTAGTGCTTGAACGTACCGGTAATGCAAAAATAGGCTTGGATTTACTGAATAATATTTTATCAACAGAACCGGGAAATGAAGAAGCACTTTTTAGGAAGTCGTTACTTTTGCAATCTTTAGGTCGCTTCAGGGAAGCGCTTGATATTTTAAAATATTTAGATAATATTTCATTTAATCCTGATGAAATCTGGCAGGAACTGGCTAATTGCTATCAATCACTTGAAAATTATTCTGAAGCTGAACATTATTATATTAAAGCTTTGGATTTAAAGCCAATGGATCATCTGATTTGGTACAACCTTGGTGTAATGTTTGGCAATAAAGGTGCAAGCTACAGAGCTATGGACTGTTACTTGAATTGTCTTGCTTTGAAAAATGATTTCCTTGCTGCACTTTTTAATCTTGGTACTATGTACACAGTCGAAGGACGTTTGATTGAGGCGATTGAAGCTTATACGGAAATATTAAATTATTCACCCAACGACATAGATACTATTTATAATCTTGGTTCTACATATACAGATAATAAACAGTATTTAAGTGCAATTGAATCTTATTCTAAAGTTTTGGAACTTGATCCGTCATATTATCAGGCATATTATTCAAGGGGTTTTTGTTATGATTTTCTGGATAATTACGAAAAAGCTCTTGAGGATTACAATTTTGCCTTAAAATATACACCAAATTCTAAATATATTTTGCAGGCAAAAGCAGATTTACTTTATAATATGGGCAGGATTTATGATTCATTAAGTGTTTACATTCAAGCCCTTGAGCTTTCACCCCACGACGAACATAGTCTTTATGACGTAGCCTATATTTATTACGAATTAAAGGATTATGCAAATTCGGAAATTTATTTAAATAAAATCTTAGATTCATCATATTCACATTCTGATGCCTGGTATTTGCTTTCCAAGATTTACCTCAAAAGAGATAATATCAAGAAATCTCTCAAGTGTCTTGTAGAGTCAATAAAAATTGATTCTACTAAATATGATGAATTTAAAAAAGATTTTCCAAGTATTTGCGAAGAATTTTTGTCTTATCATGCAAAACTTGAGAAATTGATTTAA
- a CDS encoding tail fiber domain-containing protein, producing the protein MRNLILFFILSTIILQVNHLTAQVPNTLSWQGILQESNGDNLDGQYNITMRLFDVSSGGTAQWTESQNNVQISDGLANLTLGEITPLNISFDTQLWLEIQVGDGTPLPRIKLTSVPYALSALSSIEYDPTWSGSNDTTGNIYRHGNVGIGTEIPTEKLSVVGNSYFTGKIAIGYEGLPPNPFFFDVLSGASKRFTIFNFGGGLVGSFQNDGSKDGAVVRYRGLTDETKFWDVGQTDLNSFSINGRNNATLNILDNGNVGIGTDSPTALLHTNGLGTNAGNVLFTGKFKSSNPADPPASSSGTRMMWYPDKAAFRAGEVENSEWNKSNIGNHSTAFGLNNTASGIASFASGSGSLALGNLSFAFGLSSIASEDNSIAMGNNSSATGTYSTSIGYYTEASGYAATALGESSIASGSISTAMGFNSEATGSVSTAMGNSTEASGDYSTSMGDFTTASGYISTAMGYNTDAEGDYSTAMGWLSKAAGDVSIAMGFNTKATGNNSTAFGSNTTSSGLFSTAMGVENVASGRFSLVMGQGNKAKSSYETVVGAWSTDYTPNDTMFWNADDRLFVVGNGSGPNDRSNAITILKNGNIGFGTDLPTALLHTSGSGTGEGNVLFTGEFKSSNPGAPPDSGAGTRMMWYPDKGAFRAGAVSGTQWDKDNIGSFSVAMGVNNIASGYNSLAYGQSTTASDTLTTAIGFLTNATKDFATAIGYGTTASGTASLSAGILSTASGEYAAAIGYNNNASGIVSVALGNETVASNTYSTALGYFTIASGYNSTSLGSNTEAKSGFETVIGRWNTDYTPIETNGWNNSDRLFVVGNGTASDSRSNAVTVLKNGNTGIGTDSPTALLHTNGIGTNAGNILFAGEYVSPNPADPPASGSGSRMMWYPNKGAFRAGFANGSQWDKDNIGYFSVAMGASTTASALNSTALGRNTTASGQFSTAMGNETNASGTTSTALGSNTIASGDNSSSFGAFTTASGSSSAAFGDNTSAKAFCETVFGRWNADYTPGGGGGWNTTDRLFVIGNGTASNTRSNAMTVIQNGRIGLQTVTSPTYALELPNSTTNGIGRGRANLWATYSDGRLKTNRTEITYGLNEILQLEPLKYFHHNSITENGVINISNEGANDIGFIAQDLFKILPEIVSRPEDESSDLWSVSYSKLTPVLVKAIQEQQSVIESQQNEINELKNQLSEIKTLLLNLNK; encoded by the coding sequence ATGAGAAATCTTATACTTTTTTTTATACTATCTACTATTATTTTGCAAGTTAATCATTTAACAGCTCAAGTGCCAAATACACTAAGCTGGCAAGGTATTTTGCAAGAAAGTAATGGAGATAATCTCGATGGTCAGTATAATATTACCATGAGATTATTCGATGTTTCATCGGGTGGTACGGCTCAATGGACAGAGAGTCAGAATAACGTTCAAATTAGCGATGGTCTTGCTAATCTCACACTCGGTGAAATTACACCGCTGAACATTAGTTTTGATACTCAGTTATGGCTTGAGATTCAGGTTGGTGACGGTACACCACTTCCAAGAATAAAACTTACATCAGTTCCTTACGCACTTTCAGCATTATCAAGCATTGAGTATGATCCCACATGGAGTGGGTCAAATGACACAACTGGAAATATTTACAGACACGGCAATGTTGGTATCGGGACTGAAATACCTACAGAGAAATTATCTGTAGTTGGTAATTCATATTTCACAGGAAAAATTGCAATCGGATATGAAGGGCTACCTCCAAACCCATTCTTTTTTGATGTATTATCTGGTGCTTCAAAGAGATTTACGATATTCAATTTCGGAGGAGGACTTGTTGGATCTTTCCAAAATGATGGCTCAAAAGATGGTGCTGTTGTACGCTACAGAGGATTAACCGATGAAACAAAATTCTGGGATGTAGGTCAAACAGACCTTAATTCTTTTTCTATTAATGGCAGAAATAATGCAACGTTAAATATATTAGACAATGGAAATGTTGGAATTGGAACCGATAGTCCTACAGCATTACTACATACAAATGGTTTAGGTACAAATGCTGGAAATGTTTTATTTACAGGTAAGTTTAAATCTTCAAATCCTGCTGACCCTCCTGCATCCAGCTCAGGCACTCGCATGATGTGGTATCCTGATAAAGCAGCATTCAGAGCAGGAGAAGTTGAAAATTCAGAATGGAATAAAAGTAATATTGGTAATCATTCAACAGCATTTGGTCTTAATAATACTGCATCAGGCATTGCTTCATTTGCAAGTGGATCTGGATCATTAGCATTAGGCAACTTATCATTTGCTTTTGGTCTTTCAAGCATTGCTTCCGAAGATAATTCCATCGCTATGGGAAATAATTCTTCAGCTACAGGTACTTATTCAACTTCAATTGGTTATTACACGGAAGCTTCAGGTTATGCTGCAACTGCTTTAGGAGAAAGCTCCATAGCTTCAGGTAGCATTTCCACTGCAATGGGATTTAACTCAGAAGCCACAGGAAGTGTTTCAACAGCTATGGGAAATAGCACGGAAGCCTCTGGTGATTATTCTACCTCTATGGGTGATTTTACAACTGCATCAGGTTACATTTCCACTGCAATGGGTTATAATACTGATGCTGAAGGTGACTATTCTACCGCTATGGGTTGGCTTTCCAAAGCTGCTGGAGATGTTTCTATTGCAATGGGATTTAATACTAAGGCAACAGGTAATAATTCTACTGCTTTTGGTTCTAACACAACTTCATCAGGATTATTTAGCACTGCTATGGGTGTCGAAAATGTGGCTTCTGGAAGGTTCTCTTTAGTAATGGGGCAAGGAAATAAGGCAAAATCCTCATATGAAACTGTCGTTGGAGCATGGAGTACAGATTACACTCCAAATGATACTATGTTTTGGAATGCCGATGATAGATTGTTTGTTGTAGGAAATGGATCGGGTCCTAACGATAGAAGCAATGCTATAACTATTCTAAAAAATGGCAATATTGGATTTGGCACTGATTTACCAACAGCTCTACTTCACACATCTGGATCAGGTACAGGCGAGGGAAATGTTTTATTTACAGGTGAATTTAAATCTTCCAATCCAGGAGCTCCACCTGATTCAGGAGCAGGTACACGTATGATGTGGTATCCGGACAAAGGGGCATTTAGAGCTGGAGCTGTAAGCGGAACTCAATGGGATAAAGATAATATAGGAAGCTTTTCAGTTGCAATGGGAGTGAATAATATAGCTTCAGGTTATAATTCATTGGCTTATGGCCAATCTACTACTGCATCTGATACATTGACAACCGCTATTGGTTTTTTAACCAATGCTACAAAGGATTTTGCTACAGCAATTGGATATGGTACAACTGCTAGTGGAACTGCTTCATTGTCAGCTGGTATACTGTCAACAGCTTCTGGTGAGTATGCTGCCGCAATTGGATATAATAATAATGCATCAGGAATTGTATCTGTTGCACTTGGAAACGAAACAGTTGCATCAAATACATATTCAACAGCATTAGGATACTTTACAATTGCTTCGGGTTATAATTCGACTTCATTAGGTTCAAATACAGAAGCTAAATCAGGTTTTGAAACTGTTATAGGCAGATGGAACACGGACTATACACCGATTGAAACAAATGGATGGAATAATAGCGATCGCTTGTTTGTAGTCGGAAATGGAACAGCGAGCGATTCTCGCAGTAATGCTGTGACAGTCTTAAAAAATGGTAATACGGGAATTGGAACTGATAGTCCTACAGCATTACTACATACAAATGGTATAGGTACTAATGCCGGAAATATTTTATTTGCAGGCGAATACGTTAGCCCAAATCCTGCTGACCCTCCTGCATCCGGCTCAGGTTCACGAATGATGTGGTACCCAAATAAAGGAGCATTCAGAGCAGGGTTTGCAAATGGCAGCCAATGGGATAAAGATAATATCGGCTATTTTTCTGTAGCAATGGGTGCTTCTACAACTGCATCAGCTCTTAACTCTACTGCACTTGGAAGAAATACAACTGCTTCAGGTCAATTCTCTACAGCGATGGGAAATGAAACAAACGCTTCTGGTACTACTTCTACTGCTTTAGGCTCTAACACAATTGCTTCAGGCGATAATTCATCATCATTTGGTGCATTTACAACAGCGTCCGGAAGCAGCTCTGCAGCTTTTGGTGATAATACAAGTGCAAAAGCATTTTGTGAAACTGTATTTGGAAGATGGAATGCTGATTATACACCAGGGGGTGGGGGTGGTTGGAACACTACTGATAGATTGTTTGTAATTGGTAATGGTACTGCTTCAAATACCCGCAGCAATGCAATGACTGTTATCCAAAATGGTAGAATTGGCTTGCAAACTGTAACTTCTCCTACTTATGCCCTTGAATTACCAAACAGTACTACAAATGGTATTGGTAGAGGAAGAGCTAATCTATGGGCTACATACTCTGATGGAAGGTTAAAAACTAATAGAACTGAAATTACTTATGGCTTGAATGAAATTTTGCAATTAGAGCCTTTGAAATATTTTCACCATAATTCTATAACTGAAAATGGTGTAATCAATATTTCAAATGAAGGTGCTAATGATATTGGATTTATCGCACAGGATTTATTCAAGATTTTACCTGAGATTGTAAGCAGACCAGAAGATGAATCATCAGACTTATGGTCTGTATCATACTCAAAATTGACTCCTGTGCTTGTAAAGGCAATTCAAGAGCAGCAAAGCGTAATTGAATCTCAACAAAATGAAATAAATGAACTTAAAAATCAACTAAGCGAAATTAAAACTTTATTATTAAACTTAAATAAATAG
- a CDS encoding mannose-1-phosphate guanylyltransferase produces the protein MKKVALIMAGGLGSKFWPKSTENKPKQFTHMIGEGTLLQNTYNRLLSYFGRENIFIVLNYSHRLLAIKQLPGIPEENLIFEPFGRHTAPCTALSINYLLQKGYDEDTLMAVFPSDHIISNLGEFYNSLDTAFEYATDNDSILTIGIEPTRPETQFGYIQIDNPDHPGSNLSYCMTFAEKPDAGTAERFIESGDFMWNSGIFIWKVKVIQNAFEKFLPEYNSKFKSLDKFFGKEEYIEELRYMYKQINSLSLDYGILEKADNVYCIRASFTWSDLGNWDELFRLQMKDAHNNVIMGDIVSIHNKNSFLVSDGKLIGVVGMDDVIVIDSDEALLICKRGQSENVQEIVDFMRRKNIHKYL, from the coding sequence ATGAAAAAAGTTGCATTGATAATGGCAGGTGGACTTGGTTCAAAATTTTGGCCCAAGAGTACTGAAAATAAACCTAAGCAGTTCACTCACATGATTGGTGAAGGAACCTTGCTTCAAAATACTTATAACCGATTACTCAGCTACTTCGGAAGAGAGAATATTTTTATTGTTCTCAATTATTCTCACCGATTGCTTGCTATCAAGCAGTTACCCGGAATACCTGAAGAAAATTTGATTTTTGAACCATTTGGAAGACATACTGCTCCATGTACTGCATTATCTATAAATTATCTCCTCCAAAAAGGTTATGACGAAGATACATTGATGGCTGTTTTTCCTTCAGACCATATTATTTCAAATCTTGGGGAGTTTTACAATAGTTTGGACACAGCATTCGAGTATGCTACTGATAATGATTCTATCTTAACCATTGGCATCGAACCAACAAGACCTGAAACTCAGTTCGGTTATATTCAGATTGATAATCCTGACCATCCGGGTTCAAACTTGAGCTATTGTATGACTTTTGCTGAGAAGCCTGATGCAGGAACTGCTGAACGTTTCATAGAGTCAGGTGATTTTATGTGGAATAGTGGTATTTTTATCTGGAAAGTCAAAGTAATTCAAAATGCTTTTGAAAAATTCCTTCCAGAATATAATTCAAAATTTAAAAGTTTAGATAAATTTTTTGGAAAAGAAGAGTATATCGAAGAATTGCGTTATATGTACAAACAAATTAACAGCTTGTCGCTTGACTACGGTATATTGGAAAAAGCTGATAACGTATATTGTATCAGGGCTTCATTCACCTGGAGCGATCTTGGAAACTGGGATGAACTATTTAGATTGCAAATGAAGGATGCTCATAACAATGTAATTATGGGAGATATTGTTTCAATTCACAATAAGAATTCTTTTCTTGTTTCTGATGGAAAATTAATTGGAGTAGTGGGAATGGATGATGTAATTGTAATTGACTCTGATGAAGCTCTGCTGATTTGTAAACGAGGGCAATCAGAAAATGTACAGGAAATTGTAGATTTTATGCGGAGAAAAAATATTCACAAATACCTGTAA
- a CDS encoding alpha-amylase: protein MKNLTYFNILNERIQQLKKKKYKDRFSVPGLWLEKEAVEIEIKPFDFFSNRIERIKDLSAEKVSHKEPNVYNMLVRLTAAYDHNSDGNLEFNSGRIRKTGTFLKAIALLPYIHSLGVNTIYLLPVTAIGEDAKKGNLGSPYAIRNPYKPDENLSEPMLELDVETEFKAFSEAVHLLGMKLVCEFVFRTASIDSDLSLEHPEWFYWINSKTKNREAGESQESRYGSPIFLKRELDLIKQKVEDGDFENLPAPHEQFKKMFTEVPKKVARVEGKIRGLLADKKTEVRIPGAFADWPPDDNQPAWTDVTFLRMYDSSKFNYIAYNTIRMYDKNLAKPELKIIELWEYISDIIPHYIDNYDIDGVMIDMGHALPSDLRREIVNRAIRKRNDFFFWEENFSLSVKSVLDGYSAVLGYLPFDAHKPDKLRSLIERFDKKDIPVNFFATSETHNTPRSFYRVTNPDYLKAIYAFNLFLPAISYIHSGFELAESNPVNTGLDFTTEEIERFTTDKLGLFSSVALNWNNEQNIVGFIQRLRLLKNEILFEADDINTCEIHSVMVDIPEIIGFIRREKSIRREILFISNFSEKAIDECFIDVYAGISCLRNSVSGDIIMTENGKFNISFMPYEFYIFEFMMI from the coding sequence ATGAAGAACTTAACATATTTTAATATCTTAAATGAAAGAATACAACAACTTAAAAAGAAAAAGTATAAGGATAGGTTTTCTGTACCGGGGCTTTGGCTTGAAAAGGAAGCAGTAGAAATAGAAATCAAACCATTTGATTTTTTCTCAAATAGAATTGAACGTATTAAAGACCTTTCAGCTGAAAAAGTCAGCCACAAGGAACCCAATGTGTATAACATGTTAGTCAGACTAACAGCTGCTTACGATCACAACAGCGATGGTAATCTTGAATTTAATTCAGGTAGAATCAGAAAGACAGGTACTTTTCTCAAAGCAATAGCACTGCTTCCATATATACACAGTTTGGGTGTAAATACTATTTACCTCCTCCCTGTTACAGCGATTGGTGAAGATGCAAAAAAGGGAAATCTCGGCTCTCCTTATGCTATACGAAACCCTTATAAACCTGATGAAAATTTGTCTGAACCAATGCTTGAACTTGATGTTGAAACAGAATTTAAAGCATTCTCGGAAGCTGTACATTTATTAGGTATGAAACTGGTTTGCGAATTTGTATTTAGAACTGCCAGTATTGACAGCGACTTGTCACTTGAGCATCCGGAGTGGTTTTACTGGATTAATTCTAAAACAAAAAATCGTGAAGCAGGCGAAAGTCAGGAATCAAGATATGGCTCTCCTATTTTTCTCAAAAGAGAACTTGATTTAATTAAACAAAAAGTTGAAGATGGAGACTTCGAAAATTTACCTGCTCCACACGAGCAGTTCAAAAAAATGTTTACTGAAGTTCCAAAAAAAGTTGCAAGAGTAGAAGGCAAAATCAGAGGGCTGCTTGCCGACAAAAAAACCGAAGTTCGTATTCCCGGAGCATTTGCTGACTGGCCTCCTGACGATAATCAACCTGCTTGGACTGATGTGACTTTTTTGAGAATGTATGACAGCAGTAAATTCAATTATATTGCTTACAATACTATCAGAATGTATGACAAAAATCTTGCAAAACCTGAGCTTAAAATTATTGAATTGTGGGAATACATCTCCGATATCATACCGCATTACATTGATAATTATGATATTGATGGCGTGATGATTGATATGGGACACGCTCTGCCATCTGACTTAAGACGAGAAATAGTAAACCGTGCTATCAGAAAAAGAAACGATTTTTTCTTCTGGGAAGAAAATTTCAGTTTGAGTGTTAAATCAGTTTTAGACGGCTACTCAGCTGTATTAGGATATCTGCCTTTTGATGCTCACAAGCCTGATAAATTAAGAAGCCTGATTGAAAGATTTGATAAGAAAGATATTCCTGTTAATTTCTTTGCAACTTCTGAAACTCACAATACACCGCGCTCTTTTTACAGAGTCACAAATCCTGATTATCTAAAGGCGATTTATGCATTCAACCTGTTTCTGCCTGCGATTTCTTATATTCATTCAGGTTTTGAACTTGCGGAAAGCAATCCTGTAAACACAGGTCTTGATTTTACAACTGAAGAGATTGAAAGATTTACTACTGATAAACTTGGTCTTTTTTCATCAGTTGCATTGAATTGGAATAACGAACAAAATATTGTCGGGTTCATTCAAAGATTAAGACTTTTAAAAAATGAAATCCTATTTGAAGCTGATGATATAAATACTTGCGAAATTCACTCGGTTATGGTAGACATTCCTGAAATTATCGGATTTATTAGACGAGAAAAATCAATCCGGAGAGAAATTCTTTTCATATCAAATTTTAGTGAAAAAGCAATTGATGAATGTTTTATTGATGTTTATGCCGGCATTTCTTGTTTGCGAAATTCTGTTTCAGGTGATATAATCATGACTGAAAACGGGAAATTTAATATAAGTTTCATGCCTTACGAATTTTACATATTTGAATTTATGATGATATAA
- a CDS encoding DegT/DnrJ/EryC1/StrS family aminotransferase: MVKFLDLKKQYFSIKGEINNAINSVINDTAFVAGKYGKQFEEAFSDFIGSKHCIAVGNGTDALEIALESLNLPADSEVIVPANSFIASSEAVTRAGLKVRFCDHNQYYTMDIDDLQKQINQNSSAIMPVHLYGQPAMMDEIIAIAKKHNLKIIEDCAQAHGAEYKGKKVGTFGDVACFSFYPGKNLGAYGDAGAIVTNSDEIAEKCRLISNHGSKVKYLHEFEGRNSRIDGINAAILYVKLNHLPKWNMIRNTAANYYIASMRDFNGIVLPEIMPDVFHVFHLFVIRHPERNKLAEHLKNSGIESGIHYPVSLPRLDAYSYLNQYTNHMNAVKFDSQLLSLPMGDHLTNAECDLVVDSIKEFLVK, encoded by the coding sequence ATGGTAAAATTTCTTGATTTGAAAAAGCAGTACTTCTCAATAAAAGGAGAAATCAATAACGCAATCAATTCCGTAATCAACGATACAGCTTTCGTCGCAGGAAAATACGGCAAACAATTCGAAGAAGCATTCTCAGATTTTATTGGATCTAAGCATTGCATAGCTGTAGGCAATGGAACTGACGCCCTTGAGATTGCCTTGGAATCGCTCAATCTACCTGCTGACAGTGAAGTAATTGTACCGGCTAACTCATTTATAGCTTCTTCTGAAGCTGTTACAAGAGCCGGTCTTAAGGTAAGGTTTTGCGACCATAATCAATATTACACTATGGATATTGATGACCTGCAAAAACAGATTAATCAGAATTCATCAGCTATAATGCCTGTTCATCTATATGGACAACCTGCTATGATGGATGAAATAATAGCTATAGCAAAAAAACACAATCTGAAAATAATCGAAGACTGCGCGCAGGCTCATGGTGCTGAATACAAAGGTAAAAAAGTTGGTACTTTCGGAGATGTGGCTTGCTTTAGTTTTTATCCCGGGAAAAATCTCGGTGCTTATGGTGATGCAGGAGCTATTGTAACAAATAGTGATGAAATTGCAGAAAAATGCAGATTGATAAGCAATCACGGATCGAAGGTAAAATATCTTCATGAGTTTGAAGGGAGAAATTCAAGAATTGACGGCATTAATGCTGCAATTCTATATGTAAAGCTTAATCATTTGCCCAAATGGAATATGATTCGCAATACAGCTGCAAATTATTATATTGCTTCTATGAGGGATTTCAATGGTATTGTTCTGCCGGAAATTATGCCCGATGTATTTCATGTATTTCATCTTTTTGTCATCAGGCATCCTGAAAGAAATAAGCTTGCTGAACATTTAAAAAACTCAGGAATTGAGTCGGGAATTCATTATCCTGTAAGTCTCCCAAGACTTGATGCTTATAGTTATCTTAATCAATATACAAATCATATGAATGCGGTCAAATTCGATTCTCAATTGTTAAGTCTTCCTATGGGGGACCATCTTACAAATGCTGAATGTGATTTAGTGGTGGATTCGATAAAAGAGTTTTTAGTTAAATAA
- a CDS encoding thioredoxin family protein, translating to MVKYFFVSVLAVLIMTAGVIAQDVAAIGKSAPGFSLRDVDGKMHNLDDFKGKYVVLEWINFDCPFVVKHYSGENMQNLQREYIEKGIVWLAICSSAPGKQGHFDNDEIKKRIKDSKSAMTAYLIDEIGIVGKLYDARTTPHMYIINPDGKLVYQGGIDDKKSTDKADIPNSKNFVKAALDELLLGKEVSTPTSQPYGCSVKYSN from the coding sequence ATGGTGAAATATTTTTTTGTATCGGTATTAGCAGTGCTTATAATGACTGCCGGTGTAATTGCACAGGATGTCGCTGCAATTGGCAAATCCGCCCCTGGTTTTTCATTACGTGATGTTGATGGCAAGATGCACAATTTGGACGATTTTAAGGGTAAGTATGTAGTTCTTGAATGGATTAATTTCGATTGTCCTTTTGTAGTTAAGCATTACAGTGGTGAGAATATGCAGAATCTTCAAAGAGAGTATATTGAAAAAGGCATAGTCTGGCTTGCGATTTGCTCATCAGCACCCGGAAAGCAGGGACATTTCGATAACGATGAAATCAAAAAACGTATCAAAGACAGCAAATCAGCTATGACAGCTTATCTGATTGATGAAATCGGCATAGTTGGAAAGCTCTATGATGCAAGAACTACTCCTCACATGTACATAATAAATCCGGATGGAAAACTTGTTTATCAGGGTGGCATTGATGATAAAAAATCAACAGACAAAGCTGATATTCCAAATTCAAAGAATTTTGTGAAGGCGGCTCTTGATGAACTCCTTTTAGGTAAGGAAGTATCAACCCCAACTTCGCAGCCTTACGGTTGCTCAGTTAAGTATAGCAATTAA